Within Mytilus edulis chromosome 10, xbMytEdul2.2, whole genome shotgun sequence, the genomic segment AATTTTGTTATTCTTTAGATAACAGAGATAAAAGCTAGAATAAATGGAGATAAAATTAGCAGTGTCTGTGACTGCTGTTATTGTATCTATTATTACaatggtgaatttgaaatcatccctttataCGCACACCGTTATGAGTTGGTTGACCAATTTGGAATatccatttcacaaatgatattagATAAGTTCTTTATGTCATAATCCCTTTCCCTTTTCtcaaatgtgacctactgaattagactatttactgggtttgtaataacatgagcaacagggtgtgtgccacatgtggagcaggatctgtttacccttccaaggcaccttagatcaccccagATTTTAGTGGGGTTCATGTTCATGGGGGCcctggccccccccccccccctttcaggggaaaaattttgttgataaCATAAGGAATGACTGGagcccccctttaggtcagtcagcttttatttatacataataCGTCCTGTAAACAGCCCTTTAAAAACAATAACACATGTTCAACTGGCAAGTTTCATATGAccatgaccttattttcatggtttattggtcaatgttaggTATCCAtagtttctcagatactatctgcagtaggtcaactatatttgatgtatggaataattgcattgtgtacaagttgttAAGCAGGGTTTTTATGTCTATTTtctatggttcattggtcaatgttcagTTTTTATTGTAATTAGATCTGATTCTTAGATACTGTAGGCAGTAGATTAAATGCATTTTGACTGCTGGTATAAACATAAATTGTCTATTTCTGTCTAaaaggttcatctgaccttgacctcatatcaTGGATCctgataatgttaagtttatgttaaacttgtaatcttttacaaacttttaaataaattgaattttGACAAGTACAGCAGGCAAGACATTTTAGCCTGTGCACTCTTGTTCTGATACTATAAGTGGTCAACTCATTTAGTGTATGTTTTGTTGTAACATGTACTTGTTTGCCTGGCAGGGTTTATTTAACCCTGACCTTATTTTTAAGGTTCATTactcaatgttaagttttcaagATAAGGTCACTTTCTCTGATATAATAAGCAATAGGTAAACTGCATTAGGTGCATGGTATGTTTATAAGAAGTaatgtgaattcatttattttcgtgggtatcaattttcgtggattgctgaaaacgtACATTTTagttgatattttatttcatggttttgcccATCTCTGTATACAAatcctattgaaaatatgttattcattGAAAATTTTAATCATGGTTCACCTCTACCCActgaaattggtatccaatgaataataatgaatccacagtaattgtcATTCAGGCAGTGTGACCTTAGAAATTGTTTTTATCAGCAAAGCaggtttcccggccgttattgaaattcttgacaaatTTGTATATTCTGAAGGCATACTgagaatgttttacggaggggaccaacctaagCAGGTCTAGTCCTTTCACCAGTCCATCCTTCTATGGAAGCAAATGGTTTTATATTTGGTCTACAGCTTGATAATGTTGAGTTGTAATATGTGAATCAATAGAAAACAACAagattttataaaacatatttaatctcattgtttttaacaatctatggttttcaatttttttcaaaaacattgatgCATATACACAGTGCAAATATCACAATAACTGGCATATATCATTATAAATCATATTACCAATGTTATACCTTTATGTATACATTATTTCCTGTTATTTAAAGTTCTGCGGAAAAGCATGACTATAATGCAGAGGCAAATCAAGGGCTTTTGACTTTTGTGACACCAAAATATTTGCCAACAGTAGAAAGttgaaatatgttttctttttcttttcaaattctaattttagGAAAATCTTATATAAAATCCCTTTGAGATGAAGGAGAAGATGTATTTAACATAGTTCATTATTTTTAAGgtcaaattcaagatttttttaattaagttcTACAATAGCCAAACAACCTTCCCACACCCAACCTGCAATGTGTAAGTCAATGTACATTTTTCATCTATTCTGGTGAAAAGTTTGAGGATAAGAGATCTATACAGTAAGTCAGGATTTATCACAAACACTCTTGGCCACTATAGCCAAACAAAGCCTTGGAAGTGATGGCAGCACAGTCTTTAAgtgattaaaagtaaaaattgttaATCCAAAACAAGTGATAAAAGTACAATTTTCGTTAGATTCATCTATGAAAATGATTTACACCTACCATTTAATTGTTTCAAAGATTCAGtaaattttaaatatcttaatCCGAAGAATTGAGtgaaatgaagaaataaagaGTTAGAAATGGATAATGTAATTTTGGATTTTCCAGTGGTGTTGGGCTGCTGCCTTGTTTATGAATACCCAAGATCTTTTTATGAATTtaatgtcaataagacaactatttAGAAGCATTGATTTAACTCTAACATCTGTGACCAGAGGGGTCGGGTCAGAGGGCATGGTGGGAGACCTCGCAACATGAGGTCATAGTTAAAAGGGCCTGtgacttttaaaaatgttaaatcaaatAATCAGATTAGATTTAAACTGTATATTCTGCTTAAAAATGACCTGGTGACCTGTGGCAGCTTTAAACATGACTTTGTGACCTTTGGCAGTTCTAAGCATGACATTGTGACCATTGACAGTTCTAaacatgaccttgaccccaaAGTGGGTCCTACAGAAGCCCAATAAGTAGCCAAAAATGAACATTACTAAGGGAACAAACATTTAACATCAAGGGGGGTTTGTTGGTTatgttttatggttttttttcccTCAGAATCCCAATTTAGGGGTAAAAAATATTCTGGTCCTGAAgatgagaattttttttatctggATCCAGATTTTTGCCAATACTCTCTAGTGCATTGCACAGGGGTAAAAATTCGGACTCAGAAATAACCATAACCCATCTCCCTCcacttgaagttaaatggttactccccaatgaaaaaaaaatatgatagactCACACCTTCAGAGGTAGACGTCGGAAAAGGTTTACACAGTAGACCAAATATATGTATGAagacaaaacaaatgtttacCTAATGATATTCTATTCCATAGTTTCGTATAAAATCTATGtctatattttatttagaaaCCAAATGTTGCTGTTATTCTTGATCACTTGTGTTCTTGATAGGGTTAAAAGAGGATAAAAgtaatataacaataaaaaagaGGTCAGGGAATTTTGAAATCCTTATATTGTAAACTGCAGGTCTCTAAAAGGGATAAAGAAATTCTAACCACTATGTTCTTGTACAGATAAACTGAAAAAGTagcattaaaaatataaaattatgggCCTTTTGTTTCTTTATCTTAAATCTTGTACCCTGCACACTACCGAACCATtcaatcatatatacatgtatatcgcaAAATATTAAGTTTATACACCTCTTGTGAAGAAGGTGTCTATCAAGTCCATGGATATATTAAAATATACCTGCAAAGGTCACAATCAACTTGAAAGATGAGATTTTCATATATACCTTTATTATTTCTTTGGAACCAATGTAAGGTTTCCCTTCATCAGAGCATAGCAAATACTATAATGTCACATATGGTATTCACTTTTGCCTCCAAATTTGGGAAACTCATAAAGTGTcatgaaaatttgaatttttcattaccaGAAGTTAATTTGTAAAACTGAATATATAAAACTCTCAtgcatttacaataaaaaatcaatgatatttttcaCAATGATAATTTGTTCCTTATATGGTTTCATTGAATTCTCTTCATCAAGTCATACTGTGAATAACATGTTTCTCCCATAATGCAATATTATTCAattctaaaatataattttttcaatCTAAATTATTATTGGAACTTATCaataatttcaagattttaaaTGCTCTTACATAcccttaaatattttttcttgaaacaaataaaatgtatcataatCTCAGTAAGTCCTATTGATTTATTGACCACCACTGCATAGCAGttgtatagaaaaaaataggAGGCCTACAAAGGCTACAGGCATACAtatacatcaaataaaattacCTAAATTATTTACACTAAATTGATAATATCCTCTCCTGCACACAAACATACACATATATCCTTCATTATACCTACAATATTTACACTCATTCCATTTTAGTACACAaacaatctgattaaaattaGGTCTTTGCACTTGCTCCTTATGCATTTGaatttgtttgtcttgtatgtgCATGGGAGCTCACACAAGTGACATATTAATCCACATTACTAGTCCCCCCCAATCCTCCCTATATATTGCGCCTTAATCTATTTAGGGACTATGTTGTGAATACTAAGATACTTTCCCTTTTGGGGCCCGAACCAAACGCTGAAAAGATACAGTGCAAATGAAGCATCTGTTTTACACTAATCAGATATCAGTAAGGGGCCCAAGATATGTTAACCGGTTCTTAGTTAGAAGTATAAACTGAACAAACACAGGTTTGGGACAAAGAACCacagtttaatattttctttgcatATCAATAAAGCAatacatgtaaacataattaCAAACAAAGCAAATTCCAGTTGAAAATCTGTGGTACTCCTAACACAAAGTACATAATAACTGTGAGTTCTTTTGAAAACATTACTACTCTACTtattaacaatatattttaataaacatgataaaaggctGAAATGACAAAGCAATAAAGTAAAAACTATCCTCTAGGGAGCGGAGGGTGGGAATAAATAATTTCCCAGAAAATTAGAATGTCTGCTCCAAGCAAGCGTTGCTTTCAGAATAATTATGTGCTTGTGCCTAAAACAAAAGCCCTGTTAATTAAGCGCTGATTGGTTAATTCAAATGCAGTgttaattttgattggttaattagGATAATCTCGAAAAGCAATTAGTAAACGAGATTTCACATGCAGCAGCAACTGGGAAACCCCCAAGCTGATTGGACCAAATAGCAGACAGGGATTCCcaattaaaattatatgtacCAGCATTGCACAAAAACGTATTGTGTATTAATAATCTATTTATACAAAATAGTTCCATTAATCCACATTACTAGTCCCCCCCAATCCTCCCTATATATTGCGCCTTAATCTATTTAGGGACTATGTTGTGAATACTAAGATACTTTCCCTTTTGGGGCCCGAACCAAACGCTGAAAAGATACAGTGCAAATGAAGCATCTGTTTTACACTAATCAGATATCAGTAAGGGGCCCAAGATATGTTAACCGGTTCTTAGTTAGAAGTATAAACTGAACAAACACAGGTTTGGGACAAAGAACCacagtttaatattttctttgcatATCAATAAAGCAatacatgtaaacataattaCAAACAAAGCAAATTCCAGTTGAAAATCTGTGGTACTCCAAAGTAAAACCCCAAACCTGTGTAAAGGTAGAAAGTAGGACATGCGTTAGAAAATGCTAAGACTGAtcccatagaaaactaaagaaaaaacttGACCTGTCATGACTGTGTGCCTGTAAGCCTAAAGATGAGAAAGCGGAGAGAAAGACAGGACATGTGAGGAACAAGGTGATGCACATACAAAGGGGTGGATAGGCATTCCTTCATAAAAAATTGACATAACTTTAATTCATGCAATCTGGAAATAGCATCCGCTAAAACATTTTGCTTCCCTGGTAAATGAATTGCGACCAGATGAAAATTATTAGCAGCAGATAGCCAAAACAATTCACGCAAAAAGGACATCAAAAGTTTGTTCCTTGAGGTACACTTATTGATACAGGCAACAGTTGATGCATTATCACAATAAATAAATACACGCCTATTTTGCCAGCACTTAGCCCAACGTTTGACTGCCAAAGCCACTGCAAGTGCTTCTTGCTCATTTATATGCAAAGTTTGCGCAAATGGGAAATCCTCTTTCCAATTGACATAAAACCAATCAGTACCAAAAAACCCACCTGCACCTGTATTGCAAGCATCTGTGTAAACTGAGGTGACAGGGTTAGTATTGAGTAAGATGGATTTCCCATTGAAAGTTGCCATAAAATTATACCACCAATGGATATCATGCAAAATATCGCCGCTTAAGCGCATTTTGTGCCTGTCATGCTTGAGCTGCATTATGCTGTCAATGATTCTCCGGAGAAAAACTCTCCCGCCGTGAACCACTGACGAAGCCCAGTTTAGCTTGCCCGCCAGGGACTGCAATTGTTTCTTAGAAACATGCTTGCGCTGCTGAAAACTTGCTAGTTCCCGCCTTAATTCATCAAGTTTTTTAATAGGTAATCTTA encodes:
- the LOC139490735 gene encoding uncharacterized protein, which encodes MAKVDLKSAYRSVSISSHSQQVTGLRWTFPDGQTHTFIDKKLPFGSKLAPGIFHRLSQAIRRMMSRRGFTIIAYLDDFFICEKTKQRCAHALRILIYLLRKLGFSISWSKVVDPCQKLVFLGVEIDSTTLELRLPIKKLDELRRELASFQQRKHVSKKQLQSLAGKLNWASSVVHGGRVFLRRIIDSIMQLKHDRHKMRLSGDILHDIHWWYNFMATFNGKSILLNTNPVTSVYTDACNTGAGGFFGTDWFYVNWKEDFPFAQTLHINEQEALAVALAVKRWAKCWQNRRVFIYCDNASTVACINKCTSRNKLLMSFLRELFWLSAANNFHLVAIHLPGKQNVLADAISRLHELKLCQFFMKECLSTPLYVHHLVPHMSCLSLRFLIFRLTGTQS